A window of the Mesotoga prima MesG1.Ag.4.2 genome harbors these coding sequences:
- a CDS encoding DUF4230 domain-containing protein produces the protein MILNVVLIALVILLAAFILMSRRKTSFRTESIIHKVERISELSTARMTTLLIFEPERESLVPGTFQRFIFIVPFQVRGYVDLRKLKEDSIEIHEGEARRIKLILPSPRLEVTIPQSKIPDIRVINQSGVLTRIFGNKDMLKIFQSYSDKIEKQALQNASEMGVEETSRESARNFFHGLFLGMGFDEVVVLFEQDNSLETNVEIEKAGNQRKEIN, from the coding sequence TTGATACTCAATGTTGTTCTGATTGCACTTGTGATTCTGCTTGCAGCGTTTATTCTCATGTCCAGGCGAAAGACCAGCTTCAGGACAGAATCGATAATTCACAAAGTGGAGAGAATCTCGGAACTGAGTACTGCGAGGATGACAACGCTTCTGATTTTCGAACCTGAGCGGGAAAGTCTTGTTCCCGGAACATTTCAGCGGTTTATTTTCATTGTTCCCTTTCAGGTAAGGGGTTATGTAGACCTAAGAAAGTTGAAAGAGGATTCAATCGAAATCCATGAAGGTGAAGCAAGAAGGATTAAGCTGATCCTGCCTTCTCCAAGACTCGAAGTTACAATTCCTCAGAGTAAGATTCCCGATATTAGGGTAATCAACCAGAGTGGTGTTTTGACAAGGATCTTTGGAAACAAAGATATGTTGAAGATTTTTCAGTCTTACAGCGACAAAATAGAAAAGCAGGCACTTCAGAACGCCTCAGAAATGGGAGTTGAAGAGACATCTAGAGAAAGCGCAAGAAACTTCTTCCACGGTCTCTTCCTCGGAATGGGGTTTGACGAAGTTGTTGTTCTGTTTGAGCAGGATAACTCATTAGAAACTAATGTGGAAATTGAGAAAGCTGGCAATCAAAGAAAGGAGATTAATTAA
- a CDS encoding aldo/keto reductase: MEYRKVGKSGLLVSELSLGSWLTFGAQLDIDNAREAMREAYRAGINFFDTAEAYASGMAESMMGEILKEFKREEVVVSTKIFWGGNKPNQKGLSRKHLLEGTWNSLKRLQLNYVDILFAHRPDPEVPVEEVVLGMDYIVRNGLAFYWGTSEWSSKELEEAHKVADRLNAIHPVVEQPQYNMFVRERVESEYRPIYEKYGLGLTVWSPLASGLLTGKYNKGIPEDSRLAKFPGLKKHLEESKLFSSENLKKVERLAAVAKKLDTELAQLALAWILKNENVSSIILGVSKVQQLRDNLKALDVKDKLTEEITKEIYSIIE; the protein is encoded by the coding sequence ATGGAATATCGCAAAGTTGGTAAAAGTGGCCTTCTTGTCAGTGAGTTAAGTCTTGGTTCATGGCTTACCTTTGGGGCTCAGCTAGATATAGACAATGCAAGAGAGGCGATGAGAGAGGCGTACAGAGCTGGAATAAACTTCTTCGACACTGCTGAAGCATATGCCAGCGGAATGGCAGAGTCGATGATGGGCGAAATTCTGAAGGAATTCAAGCGGGAAGAAGTAGTTGTTTCAACGAAGATCTTTTGGGGAGGAAACAAACCAAATCAAAAGGGACTCTCAAGAAAGCATCTGCTTGAAGGAACCTGGAATTCTCTAAAACGACTCCAGTTGAATTATGTTGACATTCTGTTTGCTCACAGGCCAGATCCGGAGGTTCCAGTGGAGGAAGTGGTCCTTGGGATGGATTACATCGTAAGAAACGGTCTCGCTTTCTACTGGGGAACATCTGAATGGAGTTCCAAAGAGCTCGAAGAAGCCCATAAAGTAGCCGACAGGCTGAATGCAATTCACCCGGTTGTCGAGCAGCCGCAGTATAACATGTTTGTGAGGGAAAGAGTAGAGTCGGAGTATCGACCGATTTACGAGAAGTATGGGTTAGGGCTTACCGTCTGGAGTCCCCTGGCGAGCGGGCTTCTGACAGGTAAATACAACAAAGGAATCCCGGAAGACAGTAGATTGGCAAAGTTTCCCGGTTTGAAGAAGCATCTGGAAGAGAGCAAGCTCTTTTCGAGTGAGAATCTAAAAAAGGTGGAAAGACTTGCCGCCGTTGCGAAGAAACTCGACACTGAGCTTGCTCAGCTTGCACTTGCCTGGATTTTGAAGAATGAAAACGTCAGTTCAATAATACTCGGAGTCAGCAAGGTTCAACAGCTGAGAGATAACCTAAAGGCTTTGGACGTAAAGGATAAACTTACCGAAGAGATAACAAAAGAAATCTACTCCATTATTGAATGA
- the pruA gene encoding L-glutamate gamma-semialdehyde dehydrogenase: MFDVTDFQIIPPFKNEPYIDPSDPEVRSQMMLAFERIRSHERNYDLFIGGRYLSTESKIVSKNPADPDEVVGTVSKATREIVDKAIDAAYFAFKSWSRMPASERVVPFLKAAQIMRDRRYELDATMILEVGKSWIEADADLAEAIDFLEYYSREALRYGQSQPVVQIPGEYNELRYIPLGVGVVIPPWNFPSAIMAGMTTAAAVSGNCVLLKPASDAPVIAAKFVDILREAGLPDGVVNYVPGSGSEIGDYLVEHPLTRFVSFTGSKEVGLRINELAAKHQKGQKWIKRVILEMGGKDCVVVDETADTDAASTGAVASAFGFQGQKCSAGSRIIVVREVYDEMVKLVKQKTEALTIGDTTDPNIYMGPVINESAVSKILRYIELGKKESKLITGGNRLKRRGYFIEPTVFADASPTAAIAQEEIFGPVTAIIEARDFDHAIAIANGTEYGLTGAFYSKRRDRIEKAKTEIHVGNLYFNRKCTGALVGVQPFGGFNLSGTDSKAGGRDYLLLFLQGKSISEKIL, translated from the coding sequence ATGTTTGATGTTACGGATTTCCAGATAATTCCACCATTCAAGAATGAACCATATATCGACCCTTCAGATCCAGAAGTAAGATCGCAGATGATGTTAGCTTTTGAAAGAATTCGTTCTCATGAAAGAAACTACGACTTGTTTATTGGAGGAAGATATCTTTCGACTGAATCCAAAATAGTCTCGAAAAATCCTGCAGATCCCGATGAAGTAGTAGGAACGGTTTCAAAAGCTACTAGAGAGATCGTTGACAAAGCGATTGATGCTGCTTATTTCGCTTTCAAGAGCTGGAGCCGAATGCCTGCTTCAGAAAGAGTAGTCCCTTTTCTGAAAGCTGCGCAAATAATGAGAGATCGACGATACGAATTAGATGCTACGATGATTCTTGAGGTGGGCAAGAGCTGGATAGAAGCCGACGCAGATCTAGCCGAAGCCATCGATTTTCTAGAATACTACTCTCGTGAAGCGCTTAGATATGGACAATCTCAGCCCGTTGTTCAAATTCCCGGCGAATACAATGAGCTCAGATATATTCCTCTTGGTGTCGGCGTGGTAATCCCACCCTGGAATTTCCCCAGTGCAATAATGGCCGGTATGACAACTGCGGCCGCAGTATCCGGAAACTGTGTTTTGCTTAAGCCAGCATCTGATGCTCCGGTTATCGCCGCAAAGTTCGTAGACATTTTAAGGGAAGCAGGACTTCCAGATGGTGTGGTCAACTATGTACCAGGTTCAGGTAGTGAAATTGGCGATTATCTTGTTGAACACCCTTTGACCAGGTTCGTATCATTCACTGGCTCCAAAGAGGTCGGATTGAGAATCAACGAGTTGGCTGCGAAACATCAAAAGGGCCAGAAATGGATAAAGAGAGTGATACTCGAGATGGGCGGCAAGGACTGTGTAGTGGTAGATGAAACGGCAGACACCGATGCCGCGTCGACTGGAGCTGTAGCCAGTGCGTTTGGTTTTCAGGGGCAGAAATGCTCTGCAGGATCACGGATCATCGTTGTTCGTGAAGTCTATGACGAGATGGTTAAGCTGGTGAAGCAGAAAACGGAAGCTCTAACCATTGGAGATACAACCGATCCCAACATTTACATGGGGCCGGTTATAAACGAAAGTGCTGTGTCAAAGATACTCCGCTACATTGAACTGGGAAAGAAGGAAAGCAAGCTTATAACTGGCGGTAATCGTTTGAAACGCAGGGGATATTTCATAGAACCTACTGTATTTGCCGACGCATCACCAACAGCAGCAATTGCACAGGAAGAGATATTTGGACCTGTAACCGCCATAATAGAGGCGCGCGATTTCGACCATGCGATAGCAATCGCCAACGGTACTGAATATGGTCTAACTGGAGCCTTCTACAGCAAGAGAAGAGACAGAATTGAAAAGGCAAAGACAGAGATTCACGTTGGAAATCTCTACTTCAACAGAAAGTGTACCGGAGCGCTTGTGGGCGTCCAGCCATTTGGAGGGTTTAATCTGTCCGGCACTGATTCTAAAGCGGGCGGAAGAGATTACTTACTACTTTTCCTTCAGGGAAAATCCATCAGCGAGAAGATACTTTAG
- a CDS encoding NAD(P)/FAD-dependent oxidoreductase, which produces MVMRSKYKVVIIGGGIVGTATAFYLAKSGLNDVVVIEKEYLSSGSTGRCGGGIRQQWSEKSNVRLAIRSVKHFKEFQKEVGFDIEYFQGGYLLLAYTDEEVSLFEKNTKMQREEGLDVLMLSAKETAKRFPLIDLKGIKAAAYCPSDGHANPHLTTFAYAHAAKAMGVDFSTHTTALRILTQNERITGVVTDRGKIEAEIVVNAAGGYSREVGAMAGIDLPTESYKHQIFVTEPLEHMLDPLVISFENNFYIRQTKSGNFIMGQGSKDELPGHNIEPTWTFISEMAKKMPGIFPFLRNVRVLRHWAGLYNMSPDARPIIDRSKDLENFFYAVGFSGHGFMLAPAVGEAVAEWIIYGEPRSADLSDLSLERFEHGITKERNVV; this is translated from the coding sequence ATGGTTATGAGGAGTAAATACAAAGTAGTGATAATAGGAGGGGGAATCGTCGGAACGGCGACTGCCTTCTATCTTGCGAAGAGCGGCTTGAATGATGTTGTTGTTATTGAAAAAGAGTATCTTTCGTCGGGTTCAACTGGACGGTGTGGGGGTGGAATAAGGCAACAGTGGTCTGAAAAGTCGAATGTGAGACTCGCAATTAGAAGCGTCAAACACTTCAAGGAATTCCAAAAGGAAGTAGGATTTGATATTGAGTACTTTCAGGGTGGATATTTGCTTCTTGCATACACAGACGAAGAGGTTTCTCTCTTTGAAAAGAATACCAAGATGCAACGGGAAGAGGGACTAGATGTCTTAATGCTTTCGGCAAAAGAAACCGCAAAGAGATTTCCGCTGATAGATTTAAAAGGTATAAAGGCTGCCGCTTACTGTCCAAGTGATGGTCATGCCAATCCTCACTTAACAACTTTTGCTTACGCACACGCCGCCAAAGCGATGGGAGTTGATTTTTCAACTCACACAACCGCGCTGAGAATCTTAACTCAAAACGAAAGAATAACCGGTGTAGTAACCGACAGGGGGAAAATTGAAGCTGAAATCGTTGTTAACGCTGCCGGTGGATATTCCCGAGAGGTAGGGGCAATGGCTGGCATTGATCTGCCAACAGAATCTTATAAACACCAGATATTTGTTACAGAACCGCTGGAACATATGCTAGATCCGCTTGTCATAAGTTTTGAGAACAATTTCTACATAAGACAGACAAAGTCTGGAAATTTCATTATGGGTCAGGGTAGCAAGGACGAACTTCCTGGTCACAATATCGAGCCGACTTGGACCTTCATTTCGGAAATGGCTAAGAAAATGCCAGGGATTTTCCCATTTCTCAGGAACGTTAGAGTGCTTAGACACTGGGCCGGTCTTTATAATATGTCTCCCGACGCGAGGCCCATAATTGACCGATCCAAAGATTTAGAGAATTTCTTCTATGCAGTCGGATTCTCAGGACATGGATTTATGCTGGCCCCAGCAGTAGGAGAGGCAGTTGCCGAGTGGATCATATACGGCGAGCCAAGGAGCGCCGATCTTTCAGATCTCAGCCTTGAGAGATTTGAACATGGCATCACCAAAGAAAGAAACGTAGTGTAG
- a CDS encoding FAD-dependent oxidoreductase — protein sequence MSNLDLLVIGGGPAGLSSAIEAAKNGLTVLVVDEGISSGGQLVKQTHKFFGNESFFASVRGFEISRRLTEQLNSLDSAKLQNESSVVAIYPDGILVHDMKNDHTSLLKPKKIILATGASERFIQFENNDLPGVYGAGAVQTLMNQFGILPGRSVLMIGSGNIGLIVSYQLLQAGVEVKAILEASNRIGGYQVHADKVRRVGIPILLQHTILRAIGEESVRGAVISKLDERWSPISGTERELVVDTICIAVGLLPSIELAAQAGCEMKYVQELGGYVPLRDEDMRTSIDDIFIAGDAAGIEEATTAMIEGQIAGLAVVSDLTKNSIQERLKYLKDTLRKFRSGPTSSKTRAGLSKLGSKFEEVSFTNGNQNDFTKYTGKMRPLIECFEAIPCNPCETSCPAGAISIGDNINSRPIIDYSKCTGCGICATTCPGLAIFMFRENKDGTCSVGIPYEFLPLPADGQYVTALGRNGETICKAKVEKVVKSANKTNLVYIRVPREYASDVRHILVPSKESGAMVCRCEEVTVDQVRKAIKDGYTDFEELRRYLRIGMGPCGGRTCRLNTLMILSEETGVPVERLSPGVFRPPSIPVSFKALGEGRVDGYEE from the coding sequence GTGAGTAATCTGGATCTTCTTGTCATAGGCGGTGGACCGGCCGGCCTTTCGAGCGCAATTGAAGCTGCCAAGAACGGACTTACGGTTCTAGTTGTAGATGAGGGGATTTCCTCCGGCGGTCAACTGGTCAAACAGACACATAAATTCTTTGGGAATGAGAGTTTTTTTGCTTCGGTGAGAGGCTTCGAAATAAGCAGAAGGCTTACTGAACAATTGAATTCCCTGGACTCAGCTAAGCTTCAAAACGAGAGCTCCGTTGTCGCAATTTATCCTGATGGAATACTTGTCCATGATATGAAAAATGATCACACTTCACTTTTGAAACCAAAGAAGATCATCCTCGCAACAGGTGCATCGGAGAGGTTTATTCAATTTGAAAACAATGATCTACCTGGTGTCTATGGAGCCGGTGCCGTTCAAACTCTCATGAATCAGTTCGGAATTCTCCCCGGAAGAAGTGTGCTTATGATTGGATCGGGAAATATCGGACTCATAGTCTCTTATCAGCTGCTTCAGGCAGGTGTAGAGGTTAAAGCGATACTTGAGGCTTCAAATCGGATAGGAGGTTACCAGGTACACGCTGACAAGGTGAGAAGAGTGGGAATTCCAATTCTGCTGCAGCATACAATTTTGAGAGCGATTGGAGAGGAGTCCGTGAGGGGAGCTGTCATTTCCAAACTTGATGAAAGATGGAGCCCGATTTCGGGAACGGAGAGGGAACTTGTCGTTGACACGATCTGCATCGCAGTGGGACTTTTACCATCAATAGAACTAGCAGCTCAGGCCGGCTGCGAAATGAAGTATGTCCAAGAACTTGGAGGTTATGTCCCTCTCAGAGACGAGGACATGAGAACATCGATAGATGACATATTTATAGCAGGTGATGCTGCCGGGATTGAAGAAGCAACTACGGCCATGATTGAAGGACAAATTGCAGGTTTAGCAGTGGTGAGTGACCTCACCAAGAATAGCATTCAAGAGAGATTGAAGTATCTTAAGGATACTCTCAGGAAATTCAGAAGCGGTCCTACTTCTTCAAAGACAAGAGCCGGTCTCTCTAAACTTGGAAGCAAGTTTGAGGAAGTGTCATTCACAAATGGTAATCAGAATGATTTCACCAAGTATACGGGTAAGATGCGACCATTAATTGAATGCTTCGAAGCAATTCCCTGTAATCCTTGTGAAACAAGTTGCCCGGCTGGTGCCATAAGCATCGGTGATAATATCAACAGTAGACCGATCATAGATTATTCAAAGTGTACTGGATGTGGCATCTGTGCAACTACTTGTCCGGGGCTTGCCATTTTCATGTTTAGAGAGAACAAGGATGGCACGTGTTCTGTTGGAATTCCTTACGAATTCCTTCCACTTCCTGCTGACGGACAATATGTAACAGCTCTGGGAAGAAATGGAGAGACAATTTGCAAGGCGAAGGTAGAAAAAGTGGTCAAATCGGCGAACAAAACAAATCTTGTCTATATAAGAGTTCCCCGCGAGTATGCTTCAGATGTCCGACATATCTTGGTGCCCTCCAAAGAATCAGGGGCTATGGTCTGTCGGTGTGAAGAAGTGACGGTTGATCAAGTAAGAAAGGCAATTAAAGATGGTTATACAGACTTTGAAGAGCTGAGGCGATACCTGAGAATCGGTATGGGGCCATGTGGTGGGAGAACTTGCAGGCTAAACACCCTCATGATTCTGTCAGAGGAAACCGGGGTACCTGTCGAAAGACTTTCTCCAGGTGTCTTCAGGCCGCCCTCAATACCGGTTAGTTTCAAAGCACTTGGTGAAGGCAGAGTTGATGGTTATGAGGAGTAA
- a CDS encoding (2Fe-2S)-binding protein, producing MERIFEHPLISFKRGEIITFFFEGRELSAYTGETIAAALHANGIKDLRYSPIRNRPQGLFCAIGKCSSCLMEVDGKPNVRTCITPVKPGMIVRRQHGKGEISE from the coding sequence TTGGAAAGAATTTTCGAACATCCGTTAATCTCTTTCAAGAGAGGCGAGATTATCACTTTTTTCTTTGAAGGAAGAGAACTCTCGGCATATACTGGAGAGACTATTGCCGCAGCACTTCATGCAAATGGGATAAAAGACTTAAGGTACAGCCCGATAAGAAATCGACCCCAAGGTCTTTTCTGTGCGATTGGGAAGTGTTCGTCATGCTTGATGGAAGTTGACGGTAAACCCAACGTGCGAACTTGCATAACACCCGTAAAACCTGGAATGATCGTTAGAAGACAGCACGGTAAGGGTGAGATTAGTGAGTAA
- a CDS encoding glycerophosphodiester phosphodiesterase family protein, with product MNFRPLILGHRGMGTGEGENSLLSLIRAVQVGADGVELDVQLSKDGVLVVNHDSSLKRTLGVDVEIKDTTFRSLRKMKLVRPDGITTLERVYLELPEESFINVEIKDPLAADLVVPLVKSFNAIDRTLFSSFWHECLRKVKEKDEKAKIGLLIGEDARGKNPVEYFEELLAYHPYSINLPVQLFDEIGFELGMSLIRFVRAKGVKVALWTLNDPALLIKIRGEVDIIITDNLRGIMAALGGKGERR from the coding sequence ATGAATTTCAGGCCTTTGATTCTTGGACATAGGGGTATGGGAACCGGAGAAGGTGAAAACTCACTTCTTTCATTGATCAGAGCAGTTCAGGTTGGAGCAGACGGAGTTGAACTAGACGTGCAGCTTTCGAAAGATGGAGTCCTGGTTGTCAATCATGATTCCAGTTTGAAACGAACACTGGGCGTTGATGTAGAGATAAAGGATACCACTTTTAGATCTCTAAGAAAGATGAAACTTGTAAGACCTGATGGCATTACTACTCTGGAAAGAGTCTATCTTGAGCTTCCGGAGGAGTCCTTCATCAATGTTGAAATAAAGGATCCTCTAGCGGCTGATCTTGTAGTACCTTTGGTGAAAAGCTTCAACGCAATAGATAGAACACTCTTTTCTTCGTTTTGGCATGAGTGTCTCAGAAAGGTGAAGGAGAAGGATGAAAAGGCGAAGATTGGGCTCCTCATCGGAGAAGACGCGAGAGGAAAGAATCCTGTCGAGTATTTCGAAGAGCTTCTAGCATACCACCCATATTCGATAAATCTGCCGGTTCAACTGTTTGACGAGATCGGCTTCGAGTTGGGAATGAGTTTGATTAGATTTGTAAGAGCCAAAGGAGTTAAGGTCGCACTCTGGACATTAAACGATCCCGCATTGCTTATTAAGATCAGGGGTGAAGTAGACATTATAATTACTGACAATCTTCGGGGTATAATGGCTGCACTTGGAGGAAAAGGCGAAAGAAGGTGA
- a CDS encoding YdcF family protein, which produces MTALLYLEKSASAILTPPGLFILIFLIIAVILIKKSEERRTKISGVVMIILCFFAYLLSTGFGTHLYLQPLERAYTAPNNVSGQAIVVLSSGIIISPEGQVLDNHSVARLSKAYSLHLQTKLPIIVTGSFMPGRSTVAVSELMRDWLLDRGVASSKVIVEPMAQTTWENARYSADICSQFNWSSIVLVTSAVHMKRAVTSFEKFGLRVTPFPTDYLYDHTKLSFVDFLPNQGALDANLASIHEYFGQLWYLFKSP; this is translated from the coding sequence GTGACGGCATTGCTGTATCTTGAGAAATCCGCTTCAGCTATTCTTACACCACCGGGACTATTCATCCTAATCTTTCTTATAATTGCAGTGATTCTTATTAAGAAAAGCGAAGAACGACGCACAAAGATCTCTGGAGTAGTCATGATTATTCTGTGTTTCTTCGCATATCTTCTCTCTACGGGCTTTGGAACTCACCTATATCTTCAGCCTTTGGAAAGGGCATATACTGCGCCAAATAACGTGAGCGGTCAGGCCATAGTGGTCTTGAGCAGCGGGATAATTATCTCTCCTGAAGGTCAGGTACTCGACAATCACTCTGTTGCCAGATTATCTAAAGCCTACTCTCTTCATCTACAGACGAAGCTGCCCATAATTGTGACAGGATCGTTTATGCCTGGCAGATCCACTGTGGCCGTTTCAGAACTTATGAGGGACTGGCTTTTGGATCGTGGTGTTGCATCATCCAAAGTTATCGTTGAACCGATGGCTCAGACAACCTGGGAAAACGCAAGATATTCTGCCGACATATGCAGTCAGTTCAACTGGTCCAGCATAGTGCTTGTTACTTCGGCGGTTCATATGAAGAGAGCGGTCACTTCATTTGAGAAGTTCGGTTTGAGAGTAACACCCTTTCCTACAGACTATTTATACGATCACACAAAACTTAGTTTTGTTGATTTCCTTCCTAATCAGGGAGCTTTAGATGCTAATCTGGCGTCCATTCATGAGTATTTCGGGCAGCTGTGGTATCTTTTTAAGAGCCCTTAA
- a CDS encoding carcinine hydrolase/isopenicillin-N N-acyltransferase family protein, translated as MCDTFVVLGSSTPDGITLFGKNSDREPNEPQAVYFFPRSSNNPDELFTTNQKVDQVSETNAILISKPSWMWGGEMGVNDKGVVIGNEAVFTKERVRRDGLLGMDILRIALERSENAEHAVRIIIGILEKYGQGSNGGFTKTLYYHNSFLVADRESAWIVETSDRFWVTKRVYGSAAISNCLTIETEIDEMHPQVVSNSQDRKWHNPAKEFDFAGSYERRLFRKFSGAEIRLKRMRELIEEKEMNIERCFEILRDHNDRRHQSSMKNICMHAGAGVVTSQTTASMVVAIGDKIEVWVTNSSLPCLSIYKPVWFNSQESSLSFGEGESGLNYWGNWEIFNRLAILRDSKAAELWKEYCLPFEQDLLLSRGKTTEADLTKQAFEKSWKIARKMTSILRGEREEAGFLKKSYWKKQDALLHRLKSRNFRKELPT; from the coding sequence ATGTGCGATACTTTTGTAGTACTTGGAAGTTCAACTCCGGACGGTATTACCCTGTTTGGAAAGAACAGTGATCGAGAGCCAAACGAACCTCAGGCCGTATACTTCTTTCCTCGCTCATCAAACAATCCCGACGAACTCTTCACGACAAACCAAAAAGTGGATCAGGTAAGTGAGACCAACGCAATTCTCATTTCTAAACCTTCATGGATGTGGGGCGGCGAAATGGGAGTAAATGACAAGGGAGTAGTTATCGGTAATGAAGCGGTCTTCACCAAAGAGAGAGTGCGAAGAGATGGTCTTCTTGGAATGGACATACTGAGGATTGCGCTTGAGAGATCTGAAAATGCAGAGCACGCTGTAAGAATAATAATCGGAATTCTTGAGAAATACGGTCAGGGAAGCAACGGGGGTTTCACGAAAACGCTCTATTATCACAATTCATTTCTGGTTGCAGATCGAGAGAGTGCGTGGATTGTTGAGACTTCCGATCGATTTTGGGTAACCAAAAGGGTTTATGGATCAGCGGCGATTTCGAATTGCCTCACTATTGAAACGGAGATCGACGAAATGCATCCTCAGGTTGTCAGTAATTCACAAGATCGAAAATGGCATAATCCAGCTAAGGAATTCGATTTTGCCGGTTCATATGAAAGGAGATTATTCAGGAAGTTCTCGGGTGCCGAAATCAGGCTTAAAAGGATGAGAGAGCTAATTGAAGAGAAAGAAATGAATATCGAAAGATGTTTCGAGATCCTTAGAGACCACAATGACAGAAGACATCAGAGCTCGATGAAAAATATTTGCATGCATGCCGGGGCAGGAGTTGTAACTTCTCAAACAACCGCTTCCATGGTTGTAGCTATTGGAGATAAGATAGAGGTGTGGGTCACAAATAGCAGTCTGCCGTGCCTTTCAATATATAAGCCAGTTTGGTTCAACAGTCAAGAATCAAGCTTATCATTTGGAGAAGGGGAAAGTGGCTTGAACTACTGGGGAAACTGGGAGATCTTCAACCGACTTGCCATATTGAGAGATTCTAAAGCCGCAGAGTTATGGAAAGAATACTGTCTTCCTTTTGAACAGGACTTGTTGTTAAGCAGGGGGAAAACAACTGAGGCAGATCTAACGAAACAGGCCTTTGAAAAAAGCTGGAAGATTGCAAGGAAGATGACCTCTATTCTTAGAGGAGAAAGAGAAGAGGCAGGTTTCTTAAAGAAAAGCTACTGGAAGAAGCAAGACGCATTGCTTCACCGGCTGAAGTCCAGAAACTTCAGGAAAGAATTGCCTACATAA
- a CDS encoding MBL fold metallo-hydrolase translates to MDENCYVVREDERITIIDPGYGVSTELAAFEDKKHLRALLTHGHADHIFDLDQIETDEIIIHPMDKPMLLDAEKSFLNLFGKNALLLGGKKVLSTEVLRDRWKCLHTPGHTEGSCCFLFDERFLFSGDTVFSASVGRTDLPGGDHDQMTSSINRLKELFTKMPDLIVFPGHGRQTTARIILRENPFFM, encoded by the coding sequence TTGGATGAAAACTGTTATGTGGTCAGGGAGGACGAAAGAATAACTATAATTGATCCGGGTTATGGCGTTTCCACAGAACTGGCAGCTTTTGAAGACAAGAAACATCTAAGAGCATTGCTTACTCACGGACATGCAGATCACATTTTTGATCTTGACCAGATTGAAACAGATGAAATCATAATTCACCCCATGGACAAGCCAATGTTACTGGATGCCGAAAAAAGCTTTCTCAATTTATTCGGGAAGAATGCTCTCCTCCTTGGTGGAAAGAAGGTGTTATCTACTGAAGTTCTCCGTGATCGTTGGAAATGCCTTCATACTCCAGGCCACACAGAAGGCTCTTGCTGCTTTCTTTTCGACGAAAGATTCTTGTTCTCAGGAGACACCGTGTTTTCTGCTTCTGTCGGAAGAACAGATCTGCCTGGAGGCGACCATGATCAAATGACGAGCAGCATAAATCGACTCAAAGAGCTTTTCACTAAAATGCCTGATTTAATAGTTTTCCCGGGACATGGCCGGCAGACAACTGCTAGAATTATCTTGAGAGAAAATCCATTCTTTATGTAG